One Fulvia fulva chromosome 12, complete sequence genomic region harbors:
- a CDS encoding Notoamide biosynthesis cluster protein → MASEPIPPKRSIFRSVPFNILIACGVSFTAPGMWDALGGLGAGGAAKPFAVSAANALLYGLFSVVCVAAGAIINRIGLKFGLALGAIGYPLYGAGLYTNNVSANTWFMLFGSALCGVSAGFFWSAEAAIIIGYPTPGDRALYLAVWQTAKAAGPIVGGAINLGLNAKRETAGSVSSTTYIVFITIICLGLPIALCLSPAEKIWRKDGTRILVQKAPTWGAEFKAVGRLIARRRILLLLPACFISYFFNGFMSTRLTTYFTVRSRAFSSFFTNFAGIFSSFIIATLLDNQKIHIKTRAKTAFIAIVTILIGTWIWATILQKQFYDASEAPVFDWFNGGFGKSYALVFFWQFGGQAFQQFLYWLSSHWDLRGTEALGQTVAWAMQSEGNANHFVSIELNFGVTVLCVLPTWVVLRELEGSCEVQHVHVVRGDQDSGSEDFDGVKAAVQ, encoded by the exons ATGGCTTCAGAACCAATACCTCCAAAGCGCTCCATCTTCCGTTCGGTCCCCTTCAATATCCTCATAGCATGCGGCGTTTCCTTCACAGCTCCAGGCATGTGGGATGCCCTCGGTGGCCTGGGAGCTGGAGGTGCAGCAAAGCCCTTCGCCGTCTCAGCAGCCAACGCCCTCCTGTACGGTCTCTTCTCCGTCGTCTGTGTCGCAGCCGGCGCCATCATCAATCGCATCGGCCTAAAGTTCGGTCTTGCCCTTGGAGCCATTGGATATCCCCTCTACGGCGCTGGCCTTTACACCAACAATGTCAGCGCCAATACCTGGTTCATGCTCTTCGGCAGCGCACTATGCGGAGTTTCAGCAGGCTTTTTCTGGTCAGCGGAGGCGGCGATCATTATCGGCTATCCGACTCCTGGTGATAGGGCGTTATACCTTGCAGTCTGGCAGACTGCGAAAGCGGCGGGTCCGATTGTCGGCGGCGCGATCAATCTAGGCTTGAATGCGAAGCGCGAGACTGCTGGGTCTGTGTCGTCGACTACGTACATCGTGTTCATCACGATCATATGTCTTGGGCTCCCTATCGCGTTATGCCTCTCCCCCGCTGAGAAGATCTGGCGAAAAGATGGGACGAGGATTCTCGTGCAGAAAGCACCCACCTGGGGCGCGGAGTTCAAGGCAGTGGGTCGCCTGATCGCGCGTCGAAGGATCTTGCTCCTGCTTCCGGCATGCTTCATCAGCTATTTCTTCAATGGGTTCATGAGTACCCGGTTGACGACATACTTCACTGTCCGGTCTCGGGCTTTCAGCAGCTTCTTCACCAATTTCGCTGGGATTTTCAGCTCGTTCATCATTGCTACGCTACTGGACAACCAGAAAATCCACATCAAAACGAGAGCGAAGACTGCTTTCATCGCGATCGTGACGATTCTCATTGGGACCTGGATCTGGGCGACGATTCTGCAGAAGCAATTCTATGACGCTTCCGAAGCGCCTGTGTTCGACTGGTTCAACGGCGGATTTGGAAAGAGCTACGCTCTTGTATTCTTCTGGCAATTTGGAGGTCAGGCGTTTCAGCAGTTCCTGTACTGGTTG TCATCACACTGGGATCTGAGGGGTACGGAGGCGCTGGGACAGACTGTGGCGTGGGCGATGCAGTCGGAGGGGAACGCGAATCATTTTGTGAGCATTGAGTTGAATTTTGGGGTTACCGTGTTGTGTGTGCTGCCGACGTGGGTTGTGTTGAGGGAGTTGGAGGGGAGTTGTGAGGTGCAGCATGTGCATGTGGTGAGGGGAGATCAGGATTCTGGGTCGGAGGATTTTGATGGCGTGAAGGCGGCTGTTCAGTAA
- a CDS encoding Sphingolipid delta(4)-desaturase gives MPASVTTATVAPAQTTTTKRSSPAIVRAEKELASESDTPPDDFFWTYTEEPHRTRRQAIIKAHPEVLKLCGPEPLTIPLVLAVVALQVFCAYAVRNAPVLSWQFMLTAYIVGATANQNLFLAIHEISHNLAFKSPLANRLFAVVANLPIGIPYSASFRPYHLTHHKSLGVDGLDTDLPTALEAWFLDSVGGKAFFATFQILFYALRPMMVYKLPLTGIHAFNIAAQVLFDYAIVSAFGGEALGYFIMSSFLAGSLHPCAGHFIAEHYVFLQHQRSKEAASAASAKLAPPPAETYSYYGILNLVTYNVGLHNEHHDFPAIPWTRLWKLNEIANEFYGDLPCHYSWTGVIWQFIVDKEVGLWCRVKRKEGGRKVGAGTDATAKHSQPIDIIG, from the exons ATGCCGGCGTCAGTCACTACCGCCACCGTGGCGCCCGCACAGACGACGACAACGAAGCGAAGCAGTCCAGCGATAGTAAGAGCAGAGAAGGAGCTGGCCTCCGAGAGCGACACACCACCAGATGATTTCTTCTGGACATACACAGAAGAGCCGCACAGAACGAGACGGCAGGCCATAATCAAGGCACACCCAGAG GTTCTTAAGCTTTGCGGCCCTGAACCATTGACCATCCCACTCGTGCTGGCAGTCGTTGCACTGCAGGTCTTCTGTGCCTATGCCGTTCGCAACGCACCAGTGCTGTCGTGGCAGTTCATGCTCACGGCCTACATCGTTGGAGCTACTGCCAACCAGAACCTGTTCCTGGCCATCCACGAGATCTCGCACAACTTGGCTTTCAAGTCACCGCTGGCCAACAGGCTCTTCGCTGTGGTAGCGAACTTACCGATTGGTATTCCATACTCGGCTTCGTTCAGGCCTTACCATCTTACACACCACAAGTCGTTGGGAGTGGATGGGTTGGACACAGATCTTCCCACTGCTTTGGAAGCCTGGTTCCTCGATTCAGTTGGCGGCAAGGCCTTCTTCGCGACGTTCCAGATCTTGTTCTACGCACTCCGACCCATGATGGTATACAAGCTGCCATTGACTGGCATCCACGCTTTCAACATCGCAGCGCAAGTACTGTTTGACTACGCAATCGTGTCAGCGTTCGGTGGCGAGGCTCTTGGGTACTTCATCATGAGCTCCTTCCTGGCAGGCTCACTCCACCCTTGCGCGGGCCACTTCATTGCCGAGCACTACGTGTTCTTGCAACACCAGCGGTCAAAGGAGGCAGCCTCTGCTGCTTCGGCGAAGCTTGCACCACCACCTGCCGAGACCTACTCGTACTACGGCATCTTGAACCTGGTCACCTACAATGTTGGCCTCCACAACGAGCACCATGACTTCCCGGCCATCCCATGGACCAGGCTGTGGAAGCTCAATGAGATTGCGAACGAGTTCTACGGCGACTTGCCGTGTCACTACAGCTGGACTGGTGTCATCTGGCAGTTCATTGTCGACAAAGAGGTGGGACTATGGTGCAGAGTCAAGCGCAAGGAAGGTGGCCGCAAGGTCGGCGCTGGAACAGATGCTACAGCTAAGCACTCCCAGCCTATAGATATCATCGGATAG